One part of the Oncorhynchus clarkii lewisi isolate Uvic-CL-2024 chromosome 7, UVic_Ocla_1.0, whole genome shotgun sequence genome encodes these proteins:
- the LOC139412946 gene encoding phospholipid phosphatase 2-like isoform X1: protein MTELPVHKKNMLILVDVLCVFVAALPSAVLTLMFSPYQRGIYCDDESIRYPYRRDTISHRAMAAVTIPSSIVIITTGEAYLVYSKRLHSNSNFNQYMSALYKVVGTFLFGAAVSQSLTDLAKFTIGRPRPNFLSVCNPTVCSGYMLQLNCTGNPRNVTESRLSFYSGHSAFGMYSMLFLALYVQARMQGKWTRLVRPTVQFFLVAFALYVGYTRVSDYKHHWSDVLVGLLQGTLIAVLNVCYVSDFFKLRPPPRCPRSEAAEDEHLEAKPGLDPDTQLHNNHYNYATTSAQTQTNNYTTTTATTQQPLHNNHGNRGEVA from the exons CGGCCCTTCCGTCTGCGGTCTTGACGTTAATGTTCAGCCCGTACCAGAGGGGTATCTACTGTGATGACGAGAGCATCAGATATCCTTACAGAAGAGACACCATCTCCCACAGGGCAATGGCTGCAGTTACCATCCCCTCCTCCATAGTCATA atAACTACAGGAGAAGCGTATCTGGTGTACTCCAAGCGTCTCCACTCCAACTCTAACTTTAACCAGTACATGTCAGCTCTCTACAAG GTGGTGGGGACCTTTCTGTTTGGAGCAGCTGTGAGCCAATCACTGACTGACCTGGCCAAGTTCACCATTGGCAGGCCACGCCCtaacttcctgtctgtgtgtaatcCCACGGTGTGTTCTGGGTACATGCTGCAACTCAACTGTACCGGCAACCCTCGAAACGTCACTGagtccag ATTGTCGTTTTACTCCGGACACTCTGCCTTCGGGATGTACAGCATGCTGTTTCTAGCA ttgtATGTGCAAGCACGTATGCAGGGGAAGTGGACTCGTCTGGTCAGACCCACAGTGCAGTTCTTCCTCGTGGCGTTTGCGTTGTACGTTGGATACACACGGGTTAGCGACTACAAACACCACTGGAGCGACGTACTGGTGGGACTGCTGCAGGGAACTCTCATCGCTGTGCTCAAC GTTTGCTACGTCTCTGATTTCTTTAAGCTCCGCCCCCCTCCTCGCTGCCCACGATCCGAGGCGGCTGAAGACGAACACCTAGAGGCCAAACCTGGCCTGGACCCAGacacacaactacacaacaaccactacaactacGCAACTACTTCAGCCCAAACACAGACTAACAACTACACAACAACCACTGCGACTACACAACAACCTCTACACAACAATCACGGTAACCGTGGGGAAGTGGCGTAG
- the LOC139412946 gene encoding phospholipid phosphatase 2-like isoform X2 — MTELPVHKKNMLILVDVLCVFVAALPSAVLTLMFSPYQRGIYCDDESIRYPYRRDTISHRAMAAVTIPSSIVIITTGEAYLVYSKRLHSNSNFNQYMSALYKVVGTFLFGAAVSQSLTDLAKFTIGRPRPNFLSVCNPTVCSGYMLQLNCTGNPRNVTESRLSFYSGHSAFGMYSMLFLAVCYVSDFFKLRPPPRCPRSEAAEDEHLEAKPGLDPDTQLHNNHYNYATTSAQTQTNNYTTTTATTQQPLHNNHGNRGEVA; from the exons CGGCCCTTCCGTCTGCGGTCTTGACGTTAATGTTCAGCCCGTACCAGAGGGGTATCTACTGTGATGACGAGAGCATCAGATATCCTTACAGAAGAGACACCATCTCCCACAGGGCAATGGCTGCAGTTACCATCCCCTCCTCCATAGTCATA atAACTACAGGAGAAGCGTATCTGGTGTACTCCAAGCGTCTCCACTCCAACTCTAACTTTAACCAGTACATGTCAGCTCTCTACAAG GTGGTGGGGACCTTTCTGTTTGGAGCAGCTGTGAGCCAATCACTGACTGACCTGGCCAAGTTCACCATTGGCAGGCCACGCCCtaacttcctgtctgtgtgtaatcCCACGGTGTGTTCTGGGTACATGCTGCAACTCAACTGTACCGGCAACCCTCGAAACGTCACTGagtccag ATTGTCGTTTTACTCCGGACACTCTGCCTTCGGGATGTACAGCATGCTGTTTCTAGCA GTTTGCTACGTCTCTGATTTCTTTAAGCTCCGCCCCCCTCCTCGCTGCCCACGATCCGAGGCGGCTGAAGACGAACACCTAGAGGCCAAACCTGGCCTGGACCCAGacacacaactacacaacaaccactacaactacGCAACTACTTCAGCCCAAACACAGACTAACAACTACACAACAACCACTGCGACTACACAACAACCTCTACACAACAATCACGGTAACCGTGGGGAAGTGGCGTAG